In Bradyrhizobium guangxiense, the following are encoded in one genomic region:
- a CDS encoding winged helix-turn-helix transcriptional regulator, which yields MKPNVYAANCPTRQILDRVGDKWAVLILLLLREEPMRFNQLRRTIEGISQKMLSQVLKSLERDGLIRRRAIATVPVTVEYSITQLGVTLAGAVDPLRDWAEQNLKDVLTAQRRYDAQLKEEAA from the coding sequence ATGAAACCCAACGTCTATGCAGCGAACTGCCCCACCCGCCAGATCCTCGACCGCGTCGGCGACAAATGGGCGGTGTTGATCCTGTTGCTGCTGCGCGAGGAGCCGATGCGCTTCAATCAGTTACGCCGCACGATTGAAGGCATTTCGCAGAAGATGCTGAGCCAGGTTCTGAAGTCACTCGAACGCGACGGGCTGATCAGGCGTCGCGCCATCGCGACCGTTCCGGTGACGGTGGAGTATTCGATCACGCAGCTCGGGGTGACGCTCGCCGGTGCCGTCGATCCGCTGCGCGATTGGGCCGAGCAGAATCTGAAAGACGTTCTCACTGCTCAGCGCCGCTATGATGCACAGTTGAAGGAAGAGGCGGCGTAG
- a CDS encoding flagellar assembly protein FliX produces MRIYGPNGTTLGTPASQARRTSSGTFVLPDTSSAQETRSAAAPKAAANIDGLLALQGVEEDPVERRKRSVARGRTALDVLDELKMGLLSGNLDASTVMRLRDAAANLKSSSGDPGLDSVLSEIELRVEVELAKAGRG; encoded by the coding sequence ATGCGCATCTACGGACCGAACGGCACCACGCTTGGAACGCCGGCCAGCCAGGCCAGGCGGACCAGCTCCGGCACCTTCGTTCTGCCCGACACCTCGTCGGCGCAAGAGACGCGGAGCGCTGCCGCACCGAAGGCCGCCGCCAACATCGATGGGCTGCTTGCCCTGCAAGGCGTCGAGGAGGATCCGGTCGAGCGCCGCAAGCGCTCGGTCGCTCGCGGCCGGACCGCGCTCGACGTGCTGGACGAGCTCAAGATGGGTCTCCTGTCCGGCAATCTCGACGCGTCGACCGTGATGCGGCTGCGCGATGCCGCGGCGAATTTGAAATCCTCCTCAGGCGATCCCGGACTGGACTCGGTGCTCTCGGAGATCGAGCTCCGCGTCGAGGTCGAGCTGGCGAAGGCCGGGCGGGGGTAG
- a CDS encoding flagellar basal body P-ring protein FlgI, producing MPGVRWVRMVGMACAALSALVLSVAPAAATSRIKDLANIEGVRQNQLIGYGLVVGLNGTGDTLNNIPFTKQSLQAMLERMGVNIRGATIRTGNVAAVMVTGNLPAFATQGTRMDVTVSALGDAKNLQGGTLLVTPLLGADGNVYAVAQGSLAISGFQAEGEAAKIVRGVPTVGRIANGAIIEREIEFALNRLPNVRLALRNADFTTAKRIAAAVNDYLGVKTAEPIDPSTVQLSIPPEFKGNVVAFLTEIEQLQVDPDLAAKIIIDERSGIIVMGRDVRVATVAVAQGNLTVTISESPQVSQPNPLSRGRTVVAPRSSVTVTEDGKKLALVKNGVSLQQLVDGLNGLGIGPRDMISILQAIKAAGAIEADIEVM from the coding sequence ATGCCAGGCGTTCGTTGGGTGAGGATGGTTGGGATGGCCTGCGCCGCGCTTTCGGCGCTGGTGCTGTCGGTCGCACCGGCGGCTGCAACCTCGCGCATCAAGGACCTCGCCAACATCGAAGGCGTGCGGCAGAACCAGCTCATCGGCTACGGCCTCGTCGTCGGCCTCAACGGCACCGGCGACACGCTCAACAACATCCCCTTCACCAAGCAGTCGCTGCAGGCGATGCTCGAGCGCATGGGCGTCAACATCCGCGGCGCCACCATCCGCACCGGCAACGTCGCCGCCGTGATGGTCACCGGCAACCTGCCGGCCTTCGCCACCCAGGGCACGCGCATGGACGTCACCGTCTCCGCGCTCGGCGATGCTAAGAACCTGCAGGGCGGCACCCTGCTTGTCACGCCCCTGCTCGGCGCCGACGGCAACGTCTATGCGGTGGCGCAGGGCTCGCTTGCGATCTCCGGCTTCCAGGCCGAGGGCGAGGCGGCCAAGATCGTGCGCGGCGTTCCGACCGTGGGACGCATCGCCAATGGCGCCATCATCGAGCGCGAGATCGAGTTCGCGCTCAATCGGTTGCCGAACGTGCGCCTGGCGCTGCGCAATGCCGACTTCACCACGGCCAAACGCATCGCGGCCGCCGTCAACGACTATCTCGGTGTCAAGACCGCCGAACCGATCGACCCCTCTACGGTGCAACTTTCGATCCCGCCCGAGTTCAAGGGCAACGTCGTCGCATTCCTGACCGAAATCGAGCAGCTCCAGGTCGACCCCGATCTCGCCGCCAAGATCATCATCGACGAACGGAGCGGCATCATCGTGATGGGCCGCGACGTCCGGGTCGCCACCGTCGCGGTGGCGCAGGGCAACCTCACCGTCACGATCTCCGAGAGCCCGCAGGTGAGCCAGCCCAACCCGCTGTCGCGCGGCCGAACCGTGGTCGCGCCGCGCAGCAGCGTCACCGTCACCGAGGACGGCAAGAAGCTGGCGCTCGTCAAGAACGGCGTCTCGCTCCAGCAGCTCGTCGATGGCCTCAACGGCCTCGGCATCGGCCCGCGCGACATGATCAGCATCCTGCAGGCGATCAAGGCCGCCGGCGCGATCGAAGCCGACATCGAGGTGATGTGA
- the flgJ gene encoding flagellar assembly peptidoglycan hydrolase FlgJ, whose translation MQTGMINTPRLASSSAFSVESRNGRPDFELAAALQKVSPQQQARAQKTATDFEAMFLNSMFSQMTSGLKGEGPFGDTPGTGVWRSMLTEQYSKNFAKAGGVGVATEVYRTLIMQQAKTIRTA comes from the coding sequence ATGCAGACCGGCATGATCAACACGCCTCGCCTCGCCAGCTCGTCGGCCTTTTCGGTCGAGAGCCGCAACGGCCGGCCGGATTTCGAGCTGGCCGCGGCGCTGCAAAAGGTCTCGCCGCAGCAGCAGGCCAGGGCGCAGAAGACCGCCACTGATTTCGAGGCGATGTTCCTCAACAGCATGTTCTCGCAGATGACCTCGGGCCTGAAGGGCGAAGGTCCGTTCGGCGACACGCCCGGCACCGGCGTGTGGCGCTCGATGCTGACCGAGCAATATTCCAAGAACTTCGCCAAGGCCGGCGGCGTCGGCGTCGCCACCGAGGTCTACCGCACCCTCATCATGCAGCAGGCGAAAACCATCCGCACGGCATAA
- the flaF gene encoding flagellar biosynthesis regulator FlaF, whose product MSNSAASAYARVATTTASPRDIEAQTLLKAANKLQDAINSADPFSEQTTQALMFNRKLWTIFLSEAMRDSNPQPIDVRQKIANISVFVLSQTAALQMSPQFDHFRPLIEINRNIAAGLSGRP is encoded by the coding sequence ATGTCGAATTCCGCTGCCTCGGCTTATGCGCGCGTTGCAACGACAACCGCATCTCCTCGCGACATCGAGGCGCAGACCCTACTCAAGGCCGCCAACAAGCTCCAGGACGCCATCAACAGCGCCGACCCGTTCAGTGAGCAGACCACGCAGGCGCTGATGTTCAATCGCAAGCTCTGGACGATCTTCCTGAGCGAAGCCATGCGCGACAGCAACCCGCAGCCGATCGACGTTCGGCAGAAGATCGCCAACATCAGCGTGTTCGTGCTGAGCCAGACCGCAGCGCTGCAGATGAGCCCGCAGTTCGACCACTTCCGTCCGCTGATCGAGATCAACCGCAATATCGCCGCGGGTCTGTCCGGACGGCCTTAA
- a CDS encoding DUF1522 domain-containing protein, protein MSNIVLSASVRQNLLSLQSTADLLATTQERLSTGKKVNTALDNPTNFFTAQGLDNRASDISNLLDGINNGVQVLQAANTGITSLQKLIDSAKSIANQALQTTVGYSTKSNVSTTIPGATPADLRGTTSYASATAKSNVLYTGAPGGVTPVTGTAALGASLGSSAGTLVGFAATAADGTTVLSGTATLVGTTASTPFGAPPADGDTITVNGKTITFRTGVAPSTQPTGWGLDASGHIATDGNGNSIVYEGTPTAPGATINDVLTAIDLASGVKTATISASAATIATSGATVGTIQTPSSISGGQVTLKSSTGADLSLTGKADFLNKLGLTGATGAGNATVTANRSTTAGSLGTLVQDGSTLNIDGHTITFKNAQTPQSAASVATGYGVSGNVVTDGNGNSTVYLQSATLTDLLNSIDLATGVKTASIFNGAATLSPTAGQIPSSVNSSGQLALSTGVNADLSITGTGNALSAFGLSGNTGTATAFTAARTSGVGGISGKTLTFTSFNGGTPVNVTFGDGTNGTVKTLDQLNAQLQANHLTATIDANGVLTVTTVNEYASSTLGSTTAGGTVGGTITSVLAFTTAQPPVQDPVAQTARSNLVNQFNNILAQIDTTSQDSSFNGVNLLNGDTLKLVFNETGSSTLSINGVVFNAAGLGLSNLVNGVDFIDNGATNKVLASLNAASSTLRSEGSTLGSNLSIVQVRQDFSKNLINVLQTGSSNLTLADTNEEAANSQALSTRQSIAVSALSLANQSQQSVLQLLR, encoded by the coding sequence ATGTCCAACATCGTTCTCTCGGCGTCCGTTCGCCAGAACCTGTTGTCGCTGCAGTCGACGGCCGACTTGCTGGCCACGACGCAGGAGCGGCTGTCGACCGGCAAGAAGGTCAACACGGCGCTCGACAATCCCACCAACTTCTTCACTGCGCAGGGGTTGGACAACCGGGCGAGCGACATCAGCAACCTGCTCGACGGGATCAATAACGGTGTGCAGGTGCTGCAGGCCGCCAACACCGGCATCACATCGCTGCAGAAGCTGATCGACAGCGCGAAGTCGATCGCCAACCAGGCGCTGCAGACCACGGTCGGCTACTCCACCAAGTCCAACGTCTCCACCACCATTCCCGGTGCGACGCCGGCCGACCTGCGCGGCACGACCTCCTATGCCAGCGCGACCGCCAAGAGCAACGTGCTCTACACCGGCGCACCCGGCGGCGTGACCCCGGTCACGGGAACTGCCGCACTCGGCGCCTCGCTGGGCTCGAGCGCCGGCACATTGGTCGGATTTGCCGCGACCGCGGCCGACGGGACCACCGTGCTCAGCGGCACCGCTACGCTGGTCGGCACCACCGCGTCCACCCCCTTCGGCGCTCCGCCCGCCGACGGCGACACCATCACGGTGAACGGCAAGACCATCACCTTCCGCACCGGCGTCGCTCCGAGCACGCAGCCGACCGGCTGGGGTCTCGACGCCAGCGGCCACATCGCCACCGACGGCAACGGCAATTCGATCGTCTACGAGGGAACGCCGACTGCGCCCGGGGCGACCATCAACGACGTCCTCACGGCGATCGACCTCGCCAGCGGCGTCAAGACTGCAACCATCAGCGCAAGCGCGGCGACCATCGCGACGAGCGGCGCGACGGTCGGTACCATCCAGACGCCATCCTCCATCTCCGGCGGCCAGGTCACGCTGAAGAGCTCGACCGGTGCCGATTTGAGCCTGACGGGCAAGGCTGACTTCCTCAACAAGCTCGGTCTGACTGGGGCGACCGGCGCGGGCAATGCGACCGTGACTGCGAACCGGTCGACGACCGCCGGCTCGCTCGGCACTCTCGTTCAGGACGGCTCGACGCTGAACATCGACGGCCACACCATCACCTTCAAGAACGCGCAGACACCGCAATCGGCGGCGAGCGTGGCCACCGGCTATGGCGTCAGCGGCAACGTCGTCACCGACGGCAACGGCAATTCGACCGTCTATCTCCAGAGTGCGACGCTGACCGACCTGCTCAACTCGATCGACCTCGCCACCGGCGTCAAGACCGCGAGCATCTTCAACGGCGCGGCGACGCTGTCGCCCACTGCGGGGCAGATCCCGTCGTCGGTCAACAGCAGCGGTCAGCTTGCGCTCTCCACCGGCGTCAACGCCGACCTCTCGATCACCGGCACCGGCAATGCGCTCAGCGCGTTCGGTCTCAGCGGCAATACCGGAACGGCGACCGCCTTCACCGCGGCGCGCACCTCGGGCGTCGGCGGCATCAGCGGCAAGACGCTGACCTTCACCTCGTTCAACGGCGGTACGCCCGTGAACGTCACCTTCGGCGACGGCACCAACGGCACCGTGAAGACGCTGGATCAGCTCAACGCCCAGCTTCAGGCGAACCATTTGACGGCGACGATCGACGCCAACGGCGTGCTGACGGTGACCACCGTCAACGAATACGCCTCCTCGACGCTCGGCTCGACCACCGCGGGCGGCACGGTCGGCGGCACGATCACCAGCGTCCTCGCCTTCACCACGGCGCAGCCGCCGGTTCAGGACCCCGTCGCGCAGACCGCGCGCTCCAACCTGGTCAACCAGTTCAACAACATTCTGGCCCAGATCGACACCACCTCGCAGGACTCCTCCTTCAACGGCGTCAATCTGCTCAACGGCGACACGTTGAAGCTGGTCTTCAACGAGACCGGCAGCTCGACGCTCAGCATCAACGGCGTCGTGTTCAATGCCGCCGGCCTTGGCCTCAGCAATCTCGTCAACGGTGTCGACTTCATCGACAACGGCGCCACCAACAAGGTGCTGGCCAGCCTGAATGCGGCGTCGAGCACGTTGCGCTCCGAAGGCTCTACGCTCGGTTCGAACCTCTCGATCGTGCAGGTGCGTCAGGACTTCTCCAAGAACCTGATCAACGTGCTGCAGACCGGCTCGTCCAACCTGACGCTCGCCGACACCAACGAGGAAGCGGCCAACAGCCAGGCGCTGTCGACCCGCCAGTCGATCGCGGTGTCGGCGCTGTCGCTGGCCAATCAGTCGCAGCAGAGCGTGCTGCAGCTGCTCCGCTAA
- a CDS encoding DUF1522 domain-containing protein: MSGIVLSASVRQNLLSLQSTADLLATTQNRLSTGKSVNSALDNPTNYFTAQSLDNRASDINNLLDSIANGVQVLQAANTGLTSLQKLIDSAKSIANQALQTTVGYSTKSNVSTTISGATAADLRGTTSFASATASSNVLYTGAPGGTTAITAAKTLGASQGVFTGTAATAGDGTTALTGTITLIATSGTSATGLVGNAQPADGDTLTVNGKTITFRSGAAPASTAVPSGSGVSGNLVTDGNGNTTVYLATANVNDLLTAIDLASGVQSASITAGAATITQSGATVGTAQTISSVAGGKVILESSTGADLSVTGKADLLKALGLSSASGGGNTSVSVARQTSAGSLGALVQDGSTLNVDGHIITFKNAQTPQSAASVTSGGVNGNIVTDGSGNSTVYLQSATVTDLLNAIDLATGVQTAKITSGAAVLSTATGQSNSTVNTSGQLKLSTGVNADLAITGTGNALNALGLAGNTGTATAFTAARTSGIGGIAGKTLTFTSFNGGTAVDVTFGDGTNGTVKTLDQLNTKLQANNLAATIDANGLLTITASNDYASSTLGSTAAGGAIGGTLTSALTFSTASTPVQDGVAQTARANLVSQYNNILNQIDTTAQDSSFNGVNLLNGDQLKLVFDETGKSSLNITGVTYNSKGLGLAALTVGVDFIDNAAANRVLTNLNAASSTLRSEASSLGSNLSVVQIRQDFNKNLINVLQTGSSNLTLADTNVEAANSQALSTRQSIAVSALSLANTSQQSVLQLLR; this comes from the coding sequence ATGTCCGGTATTGTTCTCTCTGCGTCGGTTCGTCAGAACCTGCTCTCTCTCCAGTCCACCGCCGATCTTCTCGCCACCACACAGAACCGTCTGTCGACCGGCAAGAGCGTCAACTCGGCCCTGGACAATCCCACCAACTATTTCACCGCCCAGTCGCTCGACAACCGCGCCAGCGACATCAACAACCTGCTTGACAGCATCGCCAACGGCGTGCAGGTGCTGCAGGCCGCCAACACCGGCCTGACCTCGCTGCAGAAGCTGATCGACTCTGCGAAGTCGATCGCCAACCAGGCGCTGCAGACCACGGTCGGCTATTCCACCAAGTCCAACGTCTCCACGACCATCTCCGGTGCGACGGCGGCCGACCTGCGCGGCACGACGTCCTTCGCCAGTGCGACCGCGTCGAGCAACGTGCTGTACACCGGCGCTCCCGGCGGCACGACCGCGATTACGGCTGCCAAGACCCTGGGCGCGAGCCAGGGCGTGTTCACCGGCACCGCGGCAACGGCTGGCGACGGCACCACGGCCCTGACCGGAACCATCACCCTGATCGCCACCAGCGGCACGAGCGCCACCGGCCTGGTCGGCAACGCCCAGCCTGCCGACGGCGACACGCTGACGGTCAACGGCAAGACCATCACCTTCCGCAGCGGCGCTGCTCCGGCGTCGACGGCGGTTCCGTCCGGTTCGGGCGTCAGCGGCAACCTCGTCACTGACGGCAACGGCAACACCACCGTCTATCTCGCCACGGCGAACGTCAACGACCTCTTGACCGCGATCGATCTGGCCAGCGGCGTGCAGAGCGCTTCGATCACCGCTGGTGCCGCCACCATCACGCAGAGCGGCGCCACGGTTGGTACGGCCCAGACCATCTCGTCCGTCGCCGGCGGCAAGGTCATTCTGGAGAGTTCGACGGGTGCGGACCTGAGCGTGACCGGCAAGGCCGATCTGCTCAAGGCCCTTGGCCTGAGTTCGGCCAGCGGCGGCGGCAACACGAGCGTGAGCGTGGCTCGCCAGACCAGCGCGGGTTCGCTGGGGGCTCTGGTTCAGGACGGTTCGACGCTGAACGTCGACGGTCACATCATCACCTTCAAGAACGCGCAGACGCCGCAGTCGGCAGCCAGCGTGACGTCGGGTGGTGTCAACGGCAACATCGTCACCGACGGCAGCGGCAACTCGACCGTCTATCTCCAGAGCGCGACGGTGACCGATCTGCTCAACGCGATCGACCTCGCCACCGGCGTGCAGACCGCGAAGATCACTTCGGGTGCGGCGGTGCTTTCGACCGCGACCGGACAGTCCAACTCGACGGTGAATACCTCCGGCCAGCTCAAGCTCTCGACCGGCGTCAATGCCGACCTCGCGATCACCGGCACGGGCAATGCCCTGAACGCGCTCGGCCTCGCCGGCAACACCGGCACCGCGACCGCCTTCACCGCGGCCCGCACCTCCGGCATTGGTGGCATTGCCGGCAAGACCCTGACCTTCACCTCCTTCAATGGCGGCACGGCGGTCGACGTCACCTTCGGCGACGGCACCAACGGTACGGTCAAGACGCTCGATCAGCTCAACACCAAGCTTCAGGCCAACAACCTGGCTGCGACGATCGACGCCAACGGCCTGCTGACCATCACCGCGTCCAACGACTATGCGTCCTCGACGCTCGGTTCGACGGCGGCGGGCGGTGCGATCGGTGGCACGCTGACCTCGGCGCTGACCTTCTCGACGGCGTCCACTCCCGTCCAGGATGGCGTCGCCCAGACCGCCCGTGCCAACCTGGTGTCTCAGTACAACAACATCCTGAACCAGATCGACACGACGGCGCAGGACTCCTCGTTCAACGGCGTCAACCTGTTGAACGGCGACCAGCTCAAGCTGGTGTTCGACGAGACCGGCAAGTCGAGCCTGAACATCACGGGCGTGACCTACAACTCCAAGGGTCTGGGCCTCGCCGCACTGACCGTCGGCGTCGACTTCATCGACAACGCCGCTGCCAACCGCGTGCTGACCAACCTGAACGCTGCCTCGAGCACGCTGCGCTCGGAAGCTTCGAGCCTCGGCTCGAACCTCTCGGTCGTGCAGATCCGTCAGGACTTCAACAAGAACCTGATCAACGTGCTGCAGACCGGCTCGTCCAACCTGACGCTGGCCGACACCAACGTCGAGGCGGCCAACAGCCAGGCGCTGTCCACCCGTCAGTCGATCGCAGTCTCCGCGCTGTCGCTGGCCAACACCTCGCAGCAGAGCGTGCTCCAGCTGCTCCGCTAA
- a CDS encoding DUF1522 domain-containing protein produces the protein MSGIVLSASVRQNLLSLQSTADLLATTQSRLSTGKSVNSALDNPTNFFTAQSLDNRASDINNLLDGIANGVQVLQAANTGITSLQKLIDSAKSIANQALQTTVGYSTKSNVSATISGATAADLRGTTSFASATASSDVIYTGAPGGTTPITAAKTLGASQGVFTGTAATAGDGTTALTGTITLIATSGTSATGLVGNAQPADGDTLTVNGKTITFRSGAAPASTAVPSGSGVSGNLVTDGNGNTTVYLATANVNDLLKAIDLASGVQSASITAGAATITQSGATVGTAQTISSVAGGKVILESSTGADLNVTGKADLLKALGLSSASGGGNTSVSVARQTSAGSLGALVQDGSTLNVDGHIITFKNAQTPQSAASVTSGGVNGNIVTDGSGNSTVYLQSATVTDLLNAIDLATGVQTAKITSGAAVLSTATGQTNSSVSTSGQLKLSTGVNADLAITGTGNALNALGLAGNTGTATAFTAARTSGIGGITGKTLTFTSFNGGTAVDVTFGDGTNGTVKTLDQLNSKLQANNLTATIDANGLLTVSTTNDYASSTIGSSAAGGAIGGTLTTALTFSTASTPVQDTVAQTSRSNLVSQYNNILNQIDSTAQDSSFNGVNLLNGDQLKLVFDETGKSNLSITGVTYNSKGLGLAALTVGVDFIDNAATNKVLTNLNAASSTLRSEASSLGSNLTIVQVRQDFNKNLINVLQTGSSNLTLADTNVEAANSQALSTRQSIAVSALSLANQSQQSVLQLLR, from the coding sequence ATGTCCGGTATCGTTCTCTCCGCGTCGGTTCGTCAGAACCTGCTCTCTCTCCAGTCCACTGCTGATCTTCTCGCCACCACACAGAGCCGTCTGTCGACCGGCAAGAGCGTCAACTCGGCCCTGGACAATCCCACCAACTTCTTCACCGCCCAGTCGCTCGACAATCGCGCCAGCGACATCAACAATCTGCTCGACGGCATCGCCAACGGCGTGCAGGTGCTGCAGGCTGCCAACACCGGCATCACCTCGCTGCAGAAGCTGATCGACTCTGCGAAGTCGATCGCCAACCAGGCGCTGCAGACCACGGTCGGCTATTCCACCAAGTCCAACGTCTCCGCCACCATCTCGGGTGCGACGGCGGCCGACCTGCGTGGCACGACGTCCTTCGCCAGTGCGACCGCGTCGAGCGACGTGATCTACACCGGCGCTCCCGGCGGCACGACCCCGATTACGGCTGCCAAGACCCTGGGCGCGAGCCAGGGCGTGTTCACCGGCACCGCGGCAACGGCTGGCGACGGCACCACGGCCCTGACCGGAACCATCACCCTGATCGCCACCAGCGGCACGAGCGCCACCGGCCTGGTCGGCAACGCCCAGCCTGCCGACGGCGACACGCTGACGGTCAACGGCAAGACCATCACCTTCCGCAGCGGCGCTGCTCCGGCGTCGACCGCGGTTCCGTCCGGTTCGGGCGTCAGCGGCAATCTCGTCACTGACGGCAACGGCAACACCACCGTCTATCTCGCCACGGCGAACGTCAACGACCTCTTGAAGGCGATCGATCTGGCCAGCGGCGTGCAGAGCGCTTCGATCACCGCTGGTGCTGCCACCATCACGCAGAGCGGCGCCACGGTTGGTACGGCCCAGACCATCTCGTCCGTCGCCGGCGGCAAGGTCATTCTGGAGAGTTCGACGGGTGCGGACCTGAACGTGACCGGCAAGGCCGATCTGCTCAAGGCCCTTGGCCTGAGTTCGGCCAGCGGCGGCGGCAACACGAGCGTGAGCGTGGCTCGCCAGACCAGCGCGGGTTCGCTGGGGGCTCTGGTTCAGGACGGTTCGACGCTGAACGTCGACGGCCACATCATCACCTTCAAGAACGCGCAGACGCCGCAGTCGGCAGCCAGCGTGACCTCGGGTGGTGTCAACGGCAACATCGTCACCGACGGCAGCGGTAACTCGACCGTCTATCTCCAGAGCGCGACGGTGACCGACCTGCTCAACGCGATCGACCTCGCCACCGGCGTGCAGACCGCGAAGATCACTTCGGGTGCGGCGGTGCTTTCGACCGCGACCGGTCAGACCAATTCGTCGGTTAGCACGTCTGGCCAGCTCAAGCTCTCGACCGGCGTCAATGCCGACCTCGCGATCACCGGCACGGGCAATGCCCTGAACGCGCTCGGCCTCGCCGGTAACACCGGCACCGCGACCGCCTTCACCGCGGCCCGCACCTCCGGCATTGGTGGCATCACCGGCAAGACCTTGACCTTCACCTCCTTCAATGGCGGCACGGCGGTCGACGTCACCTTCGGCGACGGCACCAACGGTACGGTCAAGACGCTCGATCAGCTCAACTCGAAGCTCCAGGCCAACAACCTGACGGCGACGATCGACGCCAACGGCCTGCTGACGGTCTCGACCACCAACGACTATGCGTCCTCGACCATCGGATCGAGCGCCGCGGGTGGTGCGATCGGCGGCACGCTGACCACGGCCCTGACCTTCTCGACGGCTTCCACCCCCGTCCAGGACACCGTCGCCCAGACCTCGCGTTCGAACCTGGTGTCTCAGTACAACAACATCCTGAACCAGATCGACTCGACGGCGCAGGACTCCTCGTTCAACGGCGTCAACTTGTTGAACGGCGACCAGCTCAAGCTGGTGTTCGACGAGACCGGCAAGTCGAACCTCAGCATCACCGGCGTGACCTACAACTCCAAGGGTCTGGGCCTCGCCGCACTGACCGTCGGCGTCGACTTCATCGACAACGCCGCGACCAACAAGGTGCTGACCAACCTCAACGCCGCCTCGAGCACGCTGCGCTCGGAGGCCTCGAGCCTTGGTTCGAACCTGACGATCGTGCAGGTTCGTCAGGACTTCAACAAGAACCTGATCAACGTGCTGCAGACCGGCTCGTCCAACCTGACCCTGGCCGACACCAACGTCGAGGCGGCCAACAGCCAGGCGCTGTCGACCCGTCAGTCGATCGCGGTCTCCGCGCTGTCGCTGGCCAACCAGTCGCAGCAGAGCGTGCTGCAGCTGCTCCGCTAA